A region from the Geobacter benzoatilyticus genome encodes:
- the gspK gene encoding type II secretion system minor pseudopilin GspK, with translation MRKLKGERGFALVLTLVVTALMVAVATELIHGVYVETSLERNFVNLQQASLLAESGIKGGVSLLGSLRQSGNESNLVQMMEVPLEMADDAGEISVSIEEENGKLNMNAVSEFHDQMRRRLLRIHGLPEGISDAIADWVDEDRDPRPDGAEAPYYQALSAPYLPRDGRFATLGELGLVRGLSPALVHELSPYATVYGVDWGIDINAAPMEVLMALHDDMTAELARSIIERRRKKPFASVGELTEIPGMDRIANSPGMQLAVKGSTYRIISRATAGDAVRIIEAVVSLEGMKPKYLYWREY, from the coding sequence ATGAGGAAACTCAAGGGAGAGCGGGGATTTGCCCTCGTCCTGACGCTGGTTGTTACCGCCCTGATGGTGGCGGTGGCGACCGAGCTTATCCACGGAGTTTACGTGGAGACATCCCTGGAGCGCAATTTCGTAAACCTCCAGCAGGCAAGCCTGCTGGCCGAAAGCGGCATAAAGGGAGGGGTCTCCCTGCTGGGAAGCCTGCGGCAGAGCGGAAATGAGTCGAACCTGGTCCAGATGATGGAAGTCCCCCTGGAGATGGCGGATGACGCAGGGGAAATTTCCGTCTCCATAGAAGAAGAGAACGGCAAGCTCAACATGAACGCCGTCTCTGAATTCCATGACCAGATGCGGCGGCGGCTGCTGCGAATCCATGGGCTTCCAGAAGGGATAAGCGACGCCATTGCCGACTGGGTTGACGAAGACCGGGACCCGCGTCCCGACGGTGCCGAAGCACCATACTACCAGGCGCTCTCCGCCCCCTACCTTCCCCGAGACGGCCGCTTCGCAACCCTCGGGGAGCTGGGTCTCGTGCGGGGGCTCTCACCGGCCCTCGTCCATGAGTTGAGCCCCTATGCCACCGTCTACGGAGTCGATTGGGGCATCGACATAAACGCAGCCCCCATGGAAGTGCTGATGGCGCTCCACGACGACATGACCGCGGAACTGGCCCGGTCAATCATCGAGCGGCGCCGCAAAAAACCGTTCGCCAGCGTCGGGGAGCTCACCGAAATTCCGGGGATGGACCGGATAGCCAACTCGCCCGGCATGCAGCTGGCGGTTAAGGGCTCCACCTACCGCATCATCTCCCGCGCCACGGCCGGCGATGCGGTGCGCATAATCGAAGCAGTGGTGAGCCTCGAAGGAATGAAGCCGAAGTACCTGTACTGGAGAGAGTACTGA
- the gspL gene encoding type II secretion system protein GspL, with protein MTYLILEWTGTELIAGRFLQSRGELLFQGSASRPASGVEELAEALKALAPADGTGCRIALSLPLSHFFMRDMELPIRDRRKLREVLPLELKGETALETDELAFSGLPLADGKVLALWGRERELAAHISAAVAAGVEPEVLTAAPLHWNGLLPENMQGIVALTDGLSLALFRDGEPLFFRALTTDEDCSRTLALLEISKGITVERLYRLDASGDGNGTPLPVDGELAAAFAGDGATARLHGSAWGLARSMARGEAVDFRSGSLAWTKGKEMARRQLRLPIILAGLLLVLLSADAGIRYALVKRDLTSLDASIGTIYREVFPGRKKGVDEAAELRAEIRKLGAGGEKSQVMATLNRLADAKGDEIQGLYEVEIDRAQVRLKGDARSAQAVNGFKNRLAPMLAPIELGQITSKPDGTVTFVLRGTMKEGAQ; from the coding sequence ATGACTTACCTGATTCTTGAATGGACCGGCACAGAGCTTATTGCCGGCCGTTTCCTGCAAAGCCGCGGCGAACTCCTGTTCCAGGGGTCCGCAAGCCGTCCCGCCTCCGGCGTGGAGGAATTGGCCGAAGCCCTGAAGGCACTTGCGCCGGCCGACGGGACCGGCTGCAGAATCGCCCTGTCCCTCCCCCTTAGCCACTTCTTTATGCGGGACATGGAGCTCCCAATCCGTGACCGGCGAAAACTGCGCGAAGTGCTCCCCCTTGAACTGAAAGGGGAGACGGCCCTTGAAACCGACGAACTGGCTTTTTCCGGGCTCCCCCTGGCCGATGGGAAAGTGCTTGCCCTCTGGGGCAGGGAACGGGAACTGGCGGCGCATATCTCAGCCGCAGTCGCGGCGGGGGTGGAACCGGAGGTCCTAACGGCGGCCCCCCTCCACTGGAACGGACTCCTGCCGGAGAATATGCAGGGAATCGTTGCCCTTACCGACGGCTTGTCCCTGGCACTCTTCCGGGATGGCGAGCCCCTCTTCTTCCGGGCATTAACTACGGATGAAGATTGCAGCAGAACCCTGGCACTGCTTGAAATAAGCAAGGGGATTACCGTGGAGCGGCTTTACCGCCTCGACGCATCAGGGGATGGCAACGGCACCCCCCTGCCGGTCGATGGCGAGCTCGCCGCGGCTTTTGCCGGCGATGGGGCAACGGCCCGCCTCCACGGGTCGGCCTGGGGATTGGCTCGATCCATGGCCCGTGGCGAGGCGGTGGACTTCCGTTCAGGCTCCCTGGCCTGGACAAAGGGAAAGGAAATGGCACGGCGGCAACTGCGCCTCCCCATCATCCTTGCGGGACTCCTCCTCGTGCTCCTTTCCGCCGATGCCGGAATTCGCTACGCCCTCGTGAAGCGCGACCTGACCTCCCTCGATGCCTCCATCGGCACCATCTATCGCGAGGTTTTCCCTGGACGGAAGAAAGGTGTGGACGAAGCCGCCGAACTGCGGGCCGAAATCCGCAAGCTCGGCGCGGGAGGCGAAAAGAGTCAGGTGATGGCGACCCTGAACAGGCTTGCCGATGCCAAGGGGGACGAAATCCAGGGGCTCTATGAAGTTGAAATCGACCGTGCCCAGGTAAGGCTCAAGGGTGACGCCCGCTCGGCCCAGGCCGTGAACGGCTTCAAAAACCGCCTGGCCCCCATGCTCGCCCCCATCGAACTGGGACAGATTACCTCCAAGCCTGACGGCACCGTGACGTTCGTCCTCCGGGGGACCATGAAAGAGGGTGCCCAATGA
- a CDS encoding general secretion pathway protein GspM: MTAFDRIRDAYNAMDGQTRLRWGYVIIALLAFAVALSAVHDRIALLEKKRMQRETDLVDMMGLKQRIKEARSLSQRLTNRLSATRPDDTPAKIVEETGIKGKSTRITPLKGEERGGFMEDAAEVKIEGLTANEAVNLLHRLEKGTRPVVIKKAILRTRFDDPARLDLTLTVALLRQAPVAP; the protein is encoded by the coding sequence ATGACCGCATTCGACCGTATCCGCGACGCCTACAATGCCATGGACGGCCAGACCCGGCTCCGCTGGGGATACGTCATCATCGCCCTACTAGCGTTTGCCGTGGCGCTCTCAGCAGTTCACGACCGGATCGCGCTCCTGGAGAAAAAGCGCATGCAGCGCGAGACCGATCTGGTGGACATGATGGGGCTGAAACAGCGCATCAAGGAAGCCCGGTCCCTATCACAACGGCTCACGAACCGTCTGTCGGCCACGCGTCCCGACGATACCCCGGCGAAAATCGTGGAAGAGACCGGCATCAAAGGTAAATCGACCCGCATCACCCCCTTGAAGGGCGAGGAGCGTGGCGGTTTCATGGAGGACGCCGCAGAGGTGAAAATCGAGGGGCTTACGGCCAATGAAGCGGTAAACCTTCTCCATCGTCTCGAAAAGGGGACCCGGCCGGTTGTCATTAAAAAGGCAATCCTACGGACCCGCTTCGACGATCCTGCCCGCCTCGACCTGACCCTCACCGTTGCCCTTCTGCGCCAGGCGCCGGTGGCCCCATGA
- the gspN gene encoding type II secretion system protein GspN, whose product MTRSSILHWGAATLAGIFLTLAFTVLLVPSREVEGVVERLLAREGYTFHAEKFGKAFPLGISARGVTIGTSRGAVLRLDRITARPALLPLLAGKMVVNGNAAIGAGRISFAYPLRNGAKGSIEAREVRLEDIPFFRTATGADVKGLLTIDASVAGAGRRTSGELRLEVKDADVRSVKIGGIPLPDAAYDTIRGMVRMASGRAALDSFTLQGKEIYIRLKGNIPLATPTGASPLNLTLELMPQPAFMDRQKLVFALLAKYMVTPGHYQLPIRGTLAKPLLQ is encoded by the coding sequence ATGACCCGCAGCAGCATCCTCCACTGGGGTGCGGCCACCTTGGCGGGCATCTTCTTGACCCTTGCTTTTACTGTTCTTCTGGTTCCGTCCCGGGAAGTCGAAGGAGTCGTGGAACGGCTTCTGGCACGGGAAGGGTACACCTTCCACGCTGAAAAATTCGGGAAAGCATTCCCCCTGGGGATTTCGGCCCGCGGGGTCACCATCGGCACCAGCCGGGGAGCGGTGCTGCGGCTGGACCGTATCACGGCACGACCAGCCCTGCTCCCACTGCTGGCGGGTAAGATGGTTGTGAACGGCAATGCGGCCATCGGCGCCGGGCGCATCAGCTTCGCCTACCCGCTCCGCAACGGCGCTAAGGGGAGCATCGAGGCACGGGAAGTGCGCCTGGAGGATATTCCTTTTTTCAGAACCGCAACGGGCGCTGACGTCAAGGGACTGCTCACCATTGACGCCTCCGTTGCGGGGGCCGGGCGGCGGACCTCCGGGGAACTCCGCCTGGAAGTCAAAGACGCCGACGTGCGCAGCGTGAAAATCGGCGGCATCCCCCTGCCCGACGCCGCCTACGACACCATTCGCGGCATGGTCCGCATGGCCTCGGGCCGGGCGGCCCTCGACAGCTTCACTCTTCAGGGCAAGGAGATTTACATCCGCCTCAAGGGAAACATCCCCCTCGCCACCCCTACCGGCGCATCACCCCTCAACCTTACTTTGGAGCTGATGCCCCAGCCAGCGTTCATGGACCGCCAGAAGCTTGTCTTCGCCCTTCTCGCCAAATACATGGTCACGCCGGGGCACTACCAGCTGCCGATACGGGGCACCCTCGCTAAACCACTTCTTCAGTAG
- a CDS encoding M48 family metallopeptidase, which translates to MTAVIVLAYLLTLGAGFFLRALNLRHLKKYGSTVPLGFEGAVEPEVLRKSVAYIFDQSRLGLAESVFDAALLLLFLFGGLLPAYDRWITATGDSFILSGILFFLGLTLIQTFLGIPFGLYETFRLEVRYGFNTTTPGLWFSDLAKSALISVVLTGLLVAGAFAIVQWSPGFWWLWVWGFFALVSIFLMYLSPYVIEPFFNRFEPVTEEGLDEEIRALAERAGLRVSRVMQVDASRRSRHSNAYFTGIGRVKRIVLYDTLIRQMSHQEILAVLAHEIGHWKKGHIRRRLIWTEAGALAASWLAWKLTGWDGLPGLLGLEGASFAGRLVILGFLASIVSFPFTPLSSWLSRRHEREADRFATDITGDAEALASALVKLSSENLSNLHPHPLYAAFYYSHPPVVERVGWLREQNSGFKHSNV; encoded by the coding sequence ATGACTGCTGTCATAGTTCTTGCCTATCTGCTGACTCTCGGCGCCGGCTTTTTCCTCCGGGCGCTGAATCTACGTCATCTGAAGAAGTACGGCTCCACCGTTCCCCTCGGTTTCGAGGGGGCTGTGGAGCCTGAAGTCCTTCGCAAATCCGTTGCCTATATCTTTGACCAGAGCCGCCTGGGGCTGGCGGAATCCGTTTTCGACGCGGCGCTGCTACTCCTGTTTCTCTTCGGCGGGCTCCTGCCGGCTTACGACCGGTGGATCACGGCTACGGGCGATTCCTTTATCCTGTCCGGGATTCTCTTCTTCCTCGGCCTGACCCTGATCCAGACGTTTCTCGGCATCCCCTTCGGCCTCTATGAGACCTTCCGCCTCGAAGTCCGTTACGGCTTCAACACCACAACCCCGGGCCTCTGGTTCTCGGACCTGGCAAAGTCGGCCCTCATCTCGGTGGTCCTGACGGGGCTTCTGGTGGCCGGCGCTTTTGCCATCGTGCAATGGAGTCCCGGGTTCTGGTGGCTTTGGGTCTGGGGATTCTTCGCCCTGGTCTCCATCTTCCTCATGTACCTCTCCCCCTATGTCATCGAGCCCTTCTTCAACCGGTTCGAGCCGGTCACCGAGGAGGGGCTCGATGAAGAGATACGAGCCCTGGCAGAGCGGGCCGGTCTCAGGGTCAGCCGGGTCATGCAGGTGGACGCCTCCCGGCGCAGCCGCCACTCCAACGCCTACTTCACCGGTATCGGCCGGGTGAAGCGGATTGTCCTCTACGACACCCTCATCCGCCAGATGAGCCATCAGGAAATCCTGGCGGTTCTTGCCCACGAGATCGGACACTGGAAGAAGGGGCATATCCGCCGGCGCCTGATCTGGACGGAAGCAGGCGCCCTGGCCGCCTCGTGGCTCGCCTGGAAGCTCACGGGCTGGGACGGGCTCCCCGGGCTGCTTGGCCTGGAGGGGGCATCTTTCGCGGGCCGCCTCGTCATCCTCGGCTTCCTCGCTTCAATAGTCTCCTTCCCGTTCACCCCCCTCTCCAGCTGGCTTTCCCGCCGCCACGAGCGGGAGGCCGACCGCTTCGCCACCGACATCACCGGCGACGCCGAGGCCTTGGCCTCCGCCCTGGTCAAGCTCTCCTCGGAGAACCTCTCAAACCTCCATCCCCACCCCCTCTACGCGGCCTTCTACTATTCCCATCCTCCCGTGGTGGAACGGGTGGGGTGGCTGAGGGAGCAAAACTCAGGTTTCAAACACTCAAATGTCTAA
- a CDS encoding OB-fold nucleic acid binding domain-containing protein, giving the protein MNKALSLSALALVLSIPIGAHAFSHGAPMGSSMSAPSAVPLAGKVAETFASGGYTYLLLEQDGKKIWAAIPETPVEVGREMSLKPGMEMKNFTSKALKRTFESIYFSEGPAVAVESTKGKSSPGSTGSVVTKSEDVKVDKAAGANAYTIAEVYGQKVKLNGKPVSVRGKVTKVAAGIMGKNWIHLQDGSGDAKKGTHDLTVTSQDLPAVGDVVTATGTLQKDKDFGGGYRYQVIIDEGAVKH; this is encoded by the coding sequence ATGAACAAAGCACTCAGCCTCTCAGCCCTCGCGCTTGTCCTCTCAATCCCCATCGGAGCCCATGCATTCAGTCACGGAGCACCCATGGGGAGCAGCATGTCCGCCCCTTCTGCCGTGCCACTGGCCGGGAAAGTGGCGGAAACCTTTGCAAGCGGGGGCTACACTTACCTCCTGCTGGAGCAGGATGGCAAGAAGATTTGGGCGGCCATTCCGGAAACCCCTGTTGAGGTGGGGCGGGAGATGTCGCTCAAGCCGGGAATGGAGATGAAAAATTTCACCAGCAAGGCGCTGAAGCGCACCTTTGAAAGTATTTACTTCTCCGAGGGGCCGGCCGTGGCGGTGGAAAGCACCAAGGGGAAAAGTTCGCCGGGAAGCACAGGCAGTGTTGTTACGAAGTCCGAAGATGTGAAAGTGGACAAGGCTGCCGGCGCCAATGCCTACACCATTGCCGAAGTCTACGGGCAAAAGGTAAAACTCAACGGAAAGCCGGTTTCCGTACGGGGCAAGGTCACCAAGGTCGCGGCCGGAATCATGGGGAAAAACTGGATCCATCTACAGGATGGCAGCGGTGATGCCAAGAAGGGGACCCATGATCTGACGGTCACCTCCCAAGACCTGCCGGCCGTGGGGGATGTGGTCACCGCCACCGGCACCCTCCAGAAGGACAAGGACTTCGGCGGCGGCTATCGGTACCAGGTCATAATCGATGAAGGGGCAGTAAAACACTGA
- a CDS encoding general secretion pathway protein GspE, producing MALRLGEMLVRAGHITPEQLDEALKSQVIFGGRLGTNLIEMGCIEEEELAKVLSEKLRVPRVSPDELMNIPPSIVEVMPLELARQYQAVPLRRENRRLFVVMADPSDLQAIDQIAFSTGHVIVPMVSPEIWLLKALEKYYGIKREIRSLPVSKGMGGRKVCNYQARPADAAFAAPREVVDFSTLPQEEEDYFPWVDGGYDNPRIEAAQRYTIDTMSRALADAPDRDAVAAALVSYMGQEFDRAALLLVTRDAVAGWMAMDGGNPVSGFDELKIGLDEPSVLLSVVNAKVPYWGPIAGTPANLRLLAALGGGEPEGVLLVPLVMNNRVVAMLCTLGGLELLGALREGLQTVARKAVLAFEVLILKNKILMT from the coding sequence ATGGCGCTCAGGCTTGGAGAAATGCTGGTGAGGGCTGGCCATATCACGCCGGAACAACTGGATGAGGCCCTCAAGAGCCAGGTCATCTTTGGTGGACGGCTCGGGACCAACCTTATTGAAATGGGATGCATTGAGGAGGAAGAGCTTGCGAAAGTCCTCAGCGAAAAGTTGCGGGTTCCGCGCGTATCCCCGGACGAACTCATGAACATCCCCCCCTCCATCGTGGAAGTAATGCCGCTGGAGTTGGCGAGGCAGTACCAGGCGGTCCCGCTCAGGCGGGAGAACCGGCGGCTGTTCGTAGTCATGGCCGATCCGTCCGATCTCCAGGCAATCGATCAGATTGCCTTCAGCACCGGCCATGTCATAGTGCCGATGGTCTCCCCGGAAATCTGGCTCTTGAAGGCCCTTGAAAAATATTACGGCATCAAAAGAGAGATCAGGTCCTTGCCGGTGTCAAAAGGGATGGGGGGAAGAAAAGTCTGCAATTACCAAGCGCGACCCGCCGATGCCGCTTTCGCGGCGCCGCGGGAAGTGGTTGATTTTTCTACGCTCCCCCAGGAGGAAGAGGACTACTTTCCCTGGGTGGACGGGGGGTATGATAATCCCCGGATTGAGGCCGCCCAGCGCTACACCATCGACACCATGTCCCGCGCGCTGGCCGATGCCCCTGACAGGGATGCGGTTGCGGCGGCTCTGGTGAGTTATATGGGGCAGGAGTTCGATCGGGCGGCACTGCTTCTTGTCACCCGCGATGCCGTTGCGGGATGGATGGCCATGGATGGCGGCAATCCGGTTTCCGGGTTCGATGAGTTGAAGATCGGCCTTGATGAGCCGTCAGTGCTGCTGTCTGTGGTGAATGCCAAGGTTCCATACTGGGGGCCCATCGCCGGCACCCCGGCAAATCTCAGGCTGCTGGCGGCTCTCGGTGGTGGAGAGCCCGAAGGGGTGCTCCTGGTTCCCCTGGTCATGAACAATCGGGTAGTGGCCATGCTCTGCACCCTGGGGGGGCTGGAACTCCTCGGTGCTTTGCGTGAGGGGCTTCAGACCGTTGCCCGCAAGGCGGTCCTTGCCTTCGAGGTTCTGATTCTCAAGAACAAGATATTGATGACTTAA
- a CDS encoding J domain-containing protein has protein sequence MNDLQRAFDLLRLKPDATTAEVKRAFRDQVFTWHPDRFAADPAMQRRAEQRLRLVIEAHRSIVAHRASQALEGDSASYFVAGDERPGPPVPADTFFRSGPNLVFSSVVLGTALLALIRHGMTIHALAFGLEITLIPALFSMGHNLTARNSTAVRNLYVACSLCALAFVVAAGFMIGSERYVPTAELENAFLDGYDGGTVVGGRPLSLENDWAPAGGLPPVAHEPHAVRAPALPLAPVAPAVPRAPAAPVVPLAR, from the coding sequence ATGAACGATCTGCAACGTGCCTTTGACTTGTTGCGGCTTAAGCCTGACGCGACCACAGCAGAGGTAAAACGGGCGTTCCGCGACCAGGTTTTCACCTGGCATCCCGACCGCTTTGCCGCCGACCCCGCCATGCAGCGGCGGGCTGAGCAGCGGTTGCGCCTTGTCATCGAGGCCCATCGGTCGATTGTGGCGCACCGGGCATCTCAAGCATTGGAAGGCGATTCGGCCAGCTACTTCGTGGCAGGGGACGAGCGCCCTGGTCCGCCAGTGCCAGCGGACACATTCTTCCGTTCCGGCCCGAATCTGGTCTTCAGCTCTGTGGTGCTCGGCACGGCCCTGCTGGCGTTGATCCGGCACGGGATGACGATTCATGCTCTTGCCTTCGGCCTGGAGATAACACTTATTCCTGCCCTTTTCTCCATGGGCCACAATCTGACGGCCCGCAACAGTACGGCGGTGAGGAACCTTTATGTCGCCTGTTCTCTCTGTGCCCTGGCTTTCGTTGTGGCTGCCGGATTTATGATCGGATCGGAGCGGTACGTGCCCACCGCGGAACTGGAGAATGCATTCCTGGACGGATATGATGGTGGAACCGTCGTGGGTGGCCGGCCCCTTTCGCTGGAGAACGATTGGGCCCCTGCTGGCGGATTGCCGCCGGTAGCCCATGAGCCCCATGCTGTGAGGGCGCCAGCGCTCCCCCTGGCGCCTGTCGCCCCGGCGGTTCCCCGGGCTCCTGCAGCCCCAGTGGTGCCGCTGGCTCGTTGA
- a CDS encoding PilZ domain-containing protein — translation MEKRKFERVDLRTEAIVRHRDVTFRGEVQNLSLKGLFVRTDQKIPLNEKVDVAMLFHGSSSELSFNLEASVVRATGEGIGLNFRKIDIDSLVRAETAAAASDRQQVIEEFYGFVETTDAGEEEQQNVPPATP, via the coding sequence GTGGAAAAGAGAAAGTTCGAACGGGTTGATCTGCGCACCGAGGCCATTGTCCGCCATCGGGATGTGACTTTCAGGGGGGAGGTGCAGAACCTGAGCCTGAAGGGCCTTTTTGTCAGGACTGACCAGAAAATCCCCCTAAATGAGAAAGTGGACGTGGCGATGCTTTTCCACGGCTCGTCTTCGGAGCTTTCCTTCAATCTTGAGGCAAGCGTGGTTAGGGCCACTGGAGAAGGGATCGGACTCAATTTCCGCAAGATTGACATCGACTCCTTGGTCCGCGCCGAAACGGCTGCAGCTGCCTCAGACCGTCAACAGGTAATCGAAGAATTTTATGGTTTTGTGGAGACAACCGACGCAGGCGAGGAAGAACAACAGAACGTCCCCCCCGCTACGCCGTAG
- a CDS encoding patatin-like phospholipase family protein yields the protein MYDHHTTRSVPDTGSVNIMFIGGGSRYPAFIGALKAVEELRIPVGRVIGASSGSAVAALYAAGFSPDEIHRLSLETDIGAFRDFSARGAMAGMGVCRGDALEQWLDEKLGGKCLGDGFRFPLGIVATDILNHTAQMLSGENYPDLKVSAAVRFSMGIPLVFAWKKFSHRGRDHVFIDGALMAGIIENQVSDTGRTLTIKTFAKRSMTRPSSPVLSLRRYGSDLLSIFYGAMDREFLKGGRWKDTITVHCGSISPLTFSLSATEKEFLFEQGYHQVAKYLRYKGGF from the coding sequence ATGTACGATCATCATACGACACGATCCGTTCCTGACACCGGTTCGGTGAACATCATGTTCATTGGTGGTGGTAGTCGTTATCCTGCCTTCATCGGGGCCCTAAAGGCGGTCGAGGAGTTGCGGATTCCCGTGGGGAGGGTGATCGGAGCCTCCTCGGGCAGCGCCGTTGCCGCACTCTATGCCGCAGGATTCTCTCCCGATGAAATTCATCGTCTCTCCCTTGAAACCGATATCGGTGCCTTCCGGGACTTCTCGGCCCGCGGCGCCATGGCTGGCATGGGGGTCTGCCGGGGGGACGCCCTGGAACAGTGGCTGGACGAGAAGCTGGGCGGAAAGTGCCTTGGCGACGGATTCCGCTTTCCGCTCGGTATAGTTGCCACCGATATCCTCAATCACACCGCCCAGATGCTCAGCGGCGAGAATTATCCCGACCTGAAGGTGTCCGCCGCAGTACGCTTTTCCATGGGGATACCCCTGGTCTTCGCATGGAAAAAATTCTCCCATCGGGGACGGGATCACGTCTTCATCGACGGCGCCCTCATGGCGGGCATCATTGAGAACCAGGTATCCGATACGGGGCGGACCCTGACCATCAAGACATTCGCCAAGCGGAGCATGACGCGCCCTTCCTCGCCGGTCCTGAGCCTTCGGCGGTACGGTTCCGATCTACTGTCCATCTTTTATGGCGCCATGGACCGTGAGTTCCTCAAGGGGGGGAGGTGGAAAGATACCATCACCGTCCACTGCGGTTCGATTTCTCCGCTTACTTTTTCACTCAGCGCGACGGAAAAGGAGTTTCTCTTTGAGCAGGGATATCACCAGGTGGCCAAATATCTCCGCTACAAGGGGGGATTCTGA
- the hypE gene encoding hydrogenase expression/formation protein HypE has product MNRDLILLGHGSGGKLSHQLLDDLIIPTLSGIALAGQNDAAVLEHGGRRLAFTTDSYVVDPIFFPGGNIGCLAVNGTVNDLAMMGARPLFMSTGLIIEEGFSRTELAEILASMRSAADAAGISIVTGDTKVVPRGKADRIFINTSGIGAVEHDLAISGANARPGDAVIINGTIGDHGIAVMAKREGLDLQADILSDCAPLNGLVAGIIAAGGEAVHVLRDPTRGGVATTLKEIALQSDKTITLHEAALPLNGAVRGVCSILGLDPLYVANEGKLLAVVAPEAAEGVLARMKDHPLGRDAAIIGHVTEGGGRVQMETAVGGMRAVEMLAGEQLPRIC; this is encoded by the coding sequence GTGAACAGAGACCTCATCCTCCTGGGCCATGGCAGCGGCGGGAAACTCTCCCACCAGCTCTTGGACGACCTCATCATACCGACCCTTTCAGGCATCGCCCTCGCCGGACAGAACGATGCGGCGGTGTTGGAGCATGGCGGCAGGCGGCTCGCCTTCACCACCGACTCCTACGTGGTGGACCCCATCTTTTTCCCCGGCGGCAACATCGGGTGCCTGGCCGTGAACGGCACCGTGAACGACCTTGCCATGATGGGCGCCCGCCCGCTCTTCATGAGCACGGGGCTCATCATCGAGGAGGGGTTCAGCCGGACCGAACTGGCGGAAATTCTCGCCTCCATGAGGAGCGCCGCTGATGCAGCGGGTATCAGCATCGTTACCGGAGACACGAAGGTGGTCCCCCGGGGGAAGGCTGACCGGATATTCATAAACACCTCCGGCATCGGGGCGGTGGAACATGATTTAGCCATTTCCGGCGCCAACGCCCGACCCGGCGATGCGGTCATAATTAATGGGACCATCGGCGACCACGGCATCGCGGTCATGGCTAAACGGGAGGGGCTTGACCTCCAGGCTGACATCTTGAGTGATTGTGCACCCCTGAACGGTCTCGTGGCCGGGATTATTGCCGCTGGCGGAGAGGCGGTGCACGTTCTGCGTGACCCTACCAGGGGGGGCGTTGCGACGACCCTAAAGGAAATCGCCCTTCAGTCCGATAAGACTATAACCCTGCATGAAGCAGCCCTTCCCCTCAACGGGGCGGTCAGGGGGGTCTGCTCGATCCTCGGCCTCGATCCCCTCTACGTGGCCAACGAGGGAAAGCTTCTGGCCGTCGTGGCCCCTGAGGCTGCCGAAGGGGTGCTGGCCCGGATGAAGGATCATCCCCTCGGCAGGGATGCCGCCATCATTGGCCATGTGACCGAAGGGGGAGGCAGGGTGCAAATGGAGACCGCCGTTGGCGGCATGCGGGCGGTGGAGATGCTTGCGGGAGAGCAGTTGCCCCGCATCTGCTAA